In Colwellia sp. M166, a genomic segment contains:
- a CDS encoding bifunctional allantoicase/(S)-ureidoglycine aminohydrolase, giving the protein MSTKHTYYAPTGGLPPQTQLISDRAIFTESYAIIPKRVLTDIVISYLPFWENMRMWVIARPLSGFSETFSQYIVEVGANGGSDKPELDESAEAVLFVVEGEMEVSIEGVKHQMQTGGYAYLPAGCKWTVKNNSNEKVKFHWIRKAYQAVDGIDAPEPFVTSDNDVEAIAMPNTDGVWQTTRFTEQSDMRHDMHVNIVTFQPGGVIPFDETHVMEHGLYVLEGKAVYHLNGEWVEVEAGDFMWLRAFCPQSCYAGGPGPFRYLLYKDVNRHMPFIRPKN; this is encoded by the coding sequence ATGTCAACGAAACATACTTACTATGCCCCAACAGGCGGTTTACCACCGCAAACGCAATTAATATCGGATCGTGCAATTTTTACTGAGTCTTATGCCATTATCCCGAAACGCGTGTTAACCGATATTGTTATCAGCTATCTACCTTTCTGGGAAAATATGCGCATGTGGGTCATTGCTCGACCATTAAGTGGTTTTTCCGAGACCTTTTCTCAATATATTGTTGAAGTTGGCGCCAATGGTGGCTCAGATAAACCTGAACTTGATGAAAGTGCTGAAGCGGTACTGTTTGTAGTTGAAGGTGAAATGGAGGTTAGCATTGAAGGCGTTAAACATCAGATGCAAACCGGAGGTTACGCATATCTACCCGCAGGCTGTAAATGGACAGTCAAAAATAACAGCAACGAGAAGGTAAAATTTCATTGGATCCGCAAGGCTTATCAAGCCGTTGACGGCATCGATGCACCGGAGCCATTTGTGACCAGTGATAATGATGTTGAAGCGATTGCCATGCCAAATACTGATGGCGTTTGGCAAACAACCCGTTTTACTGAACAATCAGATATGCGCCATGACATGCACGTTAATATTGTCACTTTTCAGCCCGGTGGCGTCATTCCTTTTGATGAAACGCATGTTATGGAACATGGCTTATATGTGCTAGAAGGTAAGGCGGTATACCACCTTAATGGTGAATGGGTTGAAGTAGAAGCAGGTGACTTTATGTGGTTACGCGCTTTTTGTCCGCAATCTTGCTATGCCGGTGGCCCAGGGCCGTTTAGATATTTACTCTACAAAGACGTCAATCGACATATGCCATTCATTCGTCCAAAAAACTAA